Proteins co-encoded in one Gossypium arboreum isolate Shixiya-1 chromosome 11, ASM2569848v2, whole genome shotgun sequence genomic window:
- the LOC108483361 gene encoding BEL1-like homeodomain protein 4 has translation MGIATPPLVASILSQESQPSKKIHHQIPIQHKSNNSTNSMSQDYHQAAGIFSFSNGFERSAVSHQEHQQQQQQHLEQQIRRDKLRVEGFEPPPPPLVGIEEEESTSLPVYETAGMLSEMFNFPSGAAAAAAAATASTELLDQHVQPNYRAHRPAPGNTNEWYSNRQGVVGGLGQLGESKSHITRDSLAQQHQQQQQLPSINADSAAAMHLFLMNPQQRSPSPPPPPPATSSNTLHMLLPNPSTSLQGFNVSGPGGGFGTSTVLSPPQFTWVPGSAHEGGNNTDSQLSSLNEIGSVVEGQGLSLSLSSSLQHLEAAKAEELRMGDGGLLYYNQGGGSAAQFHQYRNLGSHHQTMHLQGGVGQNQQVHHVGFGSSLGMVNVLRNSKYVKAAQELLEEFCSVGRGQFKKNKFGRNNTNPSSDPVSSGCAGGGGSSSSTKDLPPLSAADRIEHQRRKVKLLSMLDEVERRYNHYCEQMQMVVNSFDLVMGFGAAVPYTALAQKAMSRHFRCLKDAISAQLKHSCEMLGEKDGAGSSGITKGETPRLRMLEQSLRQQRAFNQMGMMEQEAWRPQRGLPERSVNILRAWLFEHFLHPYPSDADKHLLARQTGLSRNQVSNWFINARVRLWKPMVEEMYQQETKEEGDHNNNNNNNHTERERNPNNNNNAQTSTPSTTAAPTTTTTTPAGKGSQINATENDPSLIAINTPQCFSENQANPTATEVAPPISQPFTTTIPHDSDIHHQRIAGTTVAAADYGTTAGGNTDIGSSLIRLGTTTAGDVSLTLGLRHAGNMPENTSSFSVRDFGGC, from the exons ATGGGAATAGCAACGCCACCACTCGTCGCATCAATTCTTTCTCAAGAATCTCAACCCTCCAAAAAAATTCACCATCAAATCCCAATTCAACACAAGAGCAACAATTCTACTAATTCTATGTCCCAAGATTACCATCAAGCAGCTGGCATCTTCAGCTTCTCGAATGGATTCGAGAGATCAGCCGTAAGCCACCAAGAACACCAACAGCAGCAGCAACAGCACTTAGAACAGCAGATCCGGAGAGATAAACTAAGAGTTGAAGGCTTTGAGCCGCCACCTCCACCATTAGTAGGGATAGAAGAGGAAGAATCAACTTCTCTCCCTGTTTATGAAACCGCAGGTATGTTATCCGAAATGTTCAATTTCCCTTCGGGTGCGGCTGCTGCCGCTGCTGCCGCCACTGCCTCGACCGAGTTACTAGACCAGCATGTACAGCCGAATTATCGAGCACACCGGCCAGCCCCAGGTAATACCAACGAGTGGTATAGCAACAGGCAAGGTGTTGTTGGGGGTTTGGGACAGTTAGGTGAATCAAAGAGTCACATTACCCGTGACAGTTTAGCTCAACAGcatcagcagcagcagcagctacCAAGCATTAATGCCGACTCAGCAGCTGCCATGCATCTTTTCTTGATGAATCCGCAGCAACGATCACCATCTCCTCCTCCACCTCCTCCAGCAACTTCTTCTAATACTCTTCACATGTTGCTTCCAAATCCATCTACTTCTCTTCAAGGGTTTAACGTATCAGGTCCTGGAGGGGGTTTCGGAACAAGTACTGTTCTATCTCCACCTCAATTTACTTGGGTTCCTGGTAGTGCTCATGAAGGAGGCAACAACACTGATTCCCAACTCAGCAGCCTAAATGAAATTGGAAGTGTTGTGGAAGGCCAAGGTCTTTCACTATCTTTATCATCTTCTTTGCAACACTTGGAGGCTgctaaagctgaagaattaaggaTGGGAGACGGGGGTTTACTGTACTATAATCAAGGAGGGGGTTCGGCTGCTCAGTTTCATCAGTACAGGAATTTGGGCAGTCATCATCAGACAATGCATCTGCAAGGCGGAGTGGGACAAAACCAACAGGTTCATCATGTTGGGTTCGGATCCTCATTAGGAATGGTCAATGTATTAAGAAATTCAAAGTACGTTAAAGCAGCTCAAGAATTGTTGGAAGAATTCTGCAGTGTTGGAAGAGGCCAGTTCAAGAAGAATAAGTTCGGTAGAAACAACACAAACCCTAGTTCTGATCCTGTTAGTAGCGGATGTGCAGGTGGTGGTGGTTCTTCTTCATCAACAAAGGATCTCCCTCCTTTATCAGCGGCTGATAGAATTGAACACCAAAGAAGGAAGGTCAAACTGTTATCCATGCTTGATGAG GTGGAGAGGAGATACAACCATTACTGTGAACAAATGCAAATGGTAGTGAACTCATTCGATCTGGTGATGGGGTTTGGGGCAGCAGTCCCATATACCGCCCTTGCTCAGAAGGCGATGTCAAGGCATTTCAGGTGTTTGAAAGACGCGATATCAGCACAACTGAAACACAGCTGTGAGATGCTGGGGGAGAAAGATGGAGCAGGGAGCTCAGGCATAACGAAAGGAGAGACGCCGAGGCTGAGGATGTTAGAGCAAAGCTTAAGACAGCAAAGAGCGTTCAACCAAATGGGTATGATGGAGCAGGAAGCTTGGAGACCCCAAAGGGGCCTGCCTGAACGTTCAGTCAACATTTTGAGAGCCTGGCTTTTCGAACATTTTCTCCATCC GTACCCAAGCGATGCAGATAAGCATCTGTTGGCTCGACAGACTGGTTTATCGAGAAATCAG GTTTCAAATTGGTTCATAAATGCCAGGGTTCGGTTGTGGAAACCCATGGTGGAAGAGATGTACCAACAAGAAACAAAAGAAGAGGGAgaccataataataataacaacaataatcATACAGAGAGAGAAAGGAAcccaaacaacaacaacaatgcaCAAACATCGACGCCTTCGACAACAGCAGCGCCAACTACAACAACAACCACCCCAGCAGGCAAAGGATCCCAAATCAATGCCACTGAAAACGACCCTTCACTCATTGCAATCAATACTCCCCAATGCTTCTCGGAAAACCAAGCAAACCCCACCGCCACTGAGGTGGCACCACCCATTTCCCAGCCTTTCACCACCACCATCCCCCATGACTCGGATATCCACCACCAAAGGATAGCTGGCACCACCGTTGCAGCAGCGGATTACGGGACCACAGCCGGTGGGAACACGGACATTGGCTCGAGTCTCATAAGGTTGGGGACCACCACGGCGGGTGATGTCTCACTCACTCTAGGGCTACGCCATGCTGGAAACATGCCTGAGAATACCTCTTCTTTCTCAGTTAGAGACTTCGGGGGctgttaa